One window of Saccharopolyspora phatthalungensis genomic DNA carries:
- a CDS encoding peptidylprolyl isomerase: MPSNEQRRQAAKRKLERQLQRRAEQAKRRRVITASATIVVVIAVVGGVFYFTRNGSDSARQQAPQAQAGTGGPCAYAKTGEPAAKPVDVPPDPTPTPANGTENLTFRTSQGAIPVTLDHAKAPCTVQSFDHLVRAGYFDSTDCHRLTTGEGLKVLQCGDPSGTGSGGPGYSIKDEPPAGLAPAPSPYDQGGSVVYPRGTLAMAKSSQPNSGGSQFFMVYQDSYLPPNYTVFGTVSPEGLAVLDKVAAAGVQPVNGQDDGSPKLPVKIESAAAPA; encoded by the coding sequence GTGCCCAGCAACGAGCAGCGGCGCCAGGCGGCCAAGCGGAAGCTCGAACGCCAACTGCAGCGCCGTGCCGAGCAGGCCAAACGACGCCGGGTGATTACCGCCAGCGCGACGATCGTCGTGGTGATCGCGGTCGTTGGCGGCGTCTTCTACTTCACCCGCAACGGCAGCGACAGCGCGCGGCAGCAAGCCCCGCAGGCGCAGGCCGGCACCGGCGGGCCGTGCGCTTACGCCAAGACCGGCGAACCAGCCGCGAAACCCGTCGACGTGCCCCCAGATCCCACACCCACCCCGGCCAACGGCACCGAGAACCTCACGTTCCGGACGAGTCAGGGCGCGATTCCCGTGACGCTGGACCACGCGAAGGCCCCGTGCACTGTGCAGAGCTTCGACCACCTCGTGCGGGCGGGGTACTTCGACAGCACCGATTGCCACCGGCTGACCACCGGTGAGGGCCTGAAGGTGTTGCAATGCGGCGACCCCAGCGGAACCGGCTCTGGCGGCCCCGGATATTCGATCAAGGACGAACCGCCTGCGGGCCTGGCACCCGCGCCCAGCCCGTACGACCAGGGTGGCTCGGTGGTCTACCCGCGGGGCACGCTGGCAATGGCCAAGTCCAGCCAGCCCAACAGCGGGGGCAGCCAGTTCTTCATGGTTTATCAGGACTCCTACCTGCCGCCGAATTACACGGTGTTCGGCACTGTCAGCCCGGAAGGCTTGGCCGTGCTCGACAAGGTCGCCGCTGCTGGGGTGCAGCCCGTCAACGGTCAAGACGACGGAAGCCCCAAATTGCCGGTGAAGATCGAGAGCGCAGCCGCACCGGCTTGA
- a CDS encoding MBL fold metallo-hydrolase — MLVLGFPVGPLQANCYVLARGEGEPCVVVDPGQDAVQPLDEQLRKHRLVPAAVLLTHGHFDHVFSAGQVCAAHGVPAYIHPADRFMLDDPGAALGPAGRQLFGDGPVMDAPTDVHDLAGGDELELAGLSFDVTHTPGHTGGSVLFGVGTDEGGRLLLSGDTLFAGAIGRTDLPGGDHGRMLESLSTKVLPLDDETVVLPGHGPTTTIGRERAGNPFLQGLPASDAIS; from the coding sequence GTGCTTGTCCTCGGGTTCCCGGTAGGACCGCTGCAGGCGAACTGCTACGTGCTCGCGCGCGGGGAAGGCGAACCCTGCGTCGTCGTGGATCCCGGCCAGGACGCCGTGCAGCCACTGGACGAACAGTTGCGCAAGCACCGGCTCGTGCCCGCCGCGGTGCTGCTCACCCACGGGCACTTCGACCACGTCTTCTCCGCCGGTCAGGTGTGCGCCGCGCACGGCGTGCCCGCCTATATCCACCCGGCCGACAGGTTCATGCTCGACGACCCTGGAGCCGCGCTCGGCCCGGCCGGCCGGCAGCTGTTCGGCGACGGACCGGTGATGGACGCGCCCACCGATGTCCACGATCTCGCCGGCGGGGACGAGCTGGAACTGGCCGGGCTGAGCTTCGACGTCACGCACACCCCGGGCCATACCGGCGGATCGGTGCTGTTCGGCGTCGGGACCGACGAGGGTGGACGGCTGTTGCTGTCCGGCGACACCCTCTTCGCCGGCGCCATCGGGCGCACCGATCTGCCCGGCGGCGACCACGGCCGGATGCTTGAGTCGCTGAGCACCAAGGTGCTGCCGCTGGACGACGAGACCGTCGTGCTACCGGGCCACGGACCGACCACCACCATCGGGCGCGAACGCGCGGGCAACCCGTTCCTGCAGGGCCTGCCGGCTTCCGACGCCATTTCCTGA